ATCTGTCGTTGCGATAATTGGTATATTTTTTGTCGTAACCAAAGGGAGTTTCGCTGAGATAAAAATTGATAAAGGGCTTTTATGGATTGTTTTAACGATGATTACGTTTGCCATCATGATTATCCTGACAAGATATCTTTCCCAGCGAATGGAGCCTTTTACGATTACTCTATATTCAAATACAATCGGTTTTGCTGTGTCAGTTCCTTTTATATTCTTATTGGACAACCCTTTACGAATAAGTACAGACATACCCGATTGGACATTTCTGATTGGAACCGCCATAGTCGTACACGGTATTGCCACCCTTGTCTGGAACAGCAATATTCGGCATGTCGGCGCCTCAAAAGCATCAATTTTATCTAATTTAGAACCTTTTGTAGCTATGATCATGGGATTAATCCTGCTTTATAAACCGATAACAGGTGTTGAAATAGCAGGTTCTGTTTTTATTGTAGGCGGAGTCTTATTATCCACTTATCAAAAAAAGAGCTCTACTATGATTAAAACGACAGGAAGTAAGTTTTAAAGTTTTATCAACAGCTCCATAGCAGCTGCTTGAATTTTTTCCTGCGATATTTTTCGAATTCGTTCATTCTCTTCTGATGTTCTTGGCATCGTTCAGGTCATCTTCCATAAAATTTGTAATATGGCGATATAATACTTCAGGATTGGTTAGTGTTACCATATGATCTACGTCTGGGATTTTTATAATTTGAGCATCTGTATTCTCTTGGAAGTAATCTGCTACACGAAGGATATCGGGCGAATCCTCGGTGCCAATTAAAAGTAATGTTTCAGCAGCTAATTCTTCCAGTCTATCAATAGCCGGGGGTTCCGGCCAAATCATCTTAACTGCTGGCCATTCAAACATTCGTGTAATTTGGTGCCGGAGTATTTGAACCATCAAATCCCGGTGAGAACTGGCGTTTAAAACACGATACCATGAAGCACTGAGCATCTGCTCAATCATCTTGTCGATATCGGGAACCGCCTTTTGAATCGACTTGGTATATTCCTCAAATTCCTGCGAATAACTGAATCCAGACAAACCAGGTGCAATCAACACAAGTTTTGAAACCCTTTCTGGATAGTGCAAAGCGAATTCCGTGGCAAGCTGACCACCCATCGAATGGCCTATCAATGTTGCCTTATCCAATTCCAGGTGATCAAGCAATGACAGCAAATCCTCAACAAGGGTGATATCTTCCACTGGTGTTGGTGATTCCCCGGTCCCTCGTCCGTCCACCCCAATAACTTTAAAGTGTTTTGCTAAAAGGGGTGAAACAAATGTCCAGTTCCGCAAATCAGCACCACCGGTAAGAAGAACTACAGGATGGCCTTTACCTTCTACCTCGTAATATAAATCCATTCTAACCCCTCCAACCAATTTAAAAATTTCACATCATTCTAAGGAATACCGTAATTTCAAATAAAATAGCATGTCATATTGTATAATGGATGACATGCTATTTTTTTTACATAAACCATCTATTTCAAAGCTCTCCCAGAGACTATATGCCAATGAAGGTGCTTTGATTCCTGATACTTACCCAGA
The genomic region above belongs to Virgibacillus doumboii and contains:
- a CDS encoding DMT family transporter — its product is MVRIYGWLTFCVVVWGSNFVFGKILVQDFSSTLLTSARLFFIVLFLIGLSLYKKHLKRINKKEILPILTLGIIGVFVNQWSFFVGLQTADPTTAALILATTPILTGFLAAIFLDEKITIRMLVGSVVAIIGIFFVVTKGSFAEIKIDKGLLWIVLTMITFAIMIILTRYLSQRMEPFTITLYSNTIGFAVSVPFIFLLDNPLRISTDIPDWTFLIGTAIVVHGIATLVWNSNIRHVGASKASILSNLEPFVAMIMGLILLYKPITGVEIAGSVFIVGGVLLSTYQKKSSTMIKTTGSKF
- a CDS encoding alpha/beta fold hydrolase, producing MDLYYEVEGKGHPVVLLTGGADLRNWTFVSPLLAKHFKVIGVDGRGTGESPTPVEDITLVEDLLSLLDHLELDKATLIGHSMGGQLATEFALHYPERVSKLVLIAPGLSGFSYSQEFEEYTKSIQKAVPDIDKMIEQMLSASWYRVLNASSHRDLMVQILRHQITRMFEWPAVKMIWPEPPAIDRLEELAAETLLLIGTEDSPDILRVADYFQENTDAQIIKIPDVDHMVTLTNPEVLYRHITNFMEDDLNDAKNIRRE